A genomic stretch from Cloacibacterium caeni includes:
- a CDS encoding DUF6978 family protein → MFTNEEAQYLISLEKVLKDPLLEVDLTQKKNRIYLISPNERNYEFFIEVTANHKISFKTTLHHQEALTNIGLLRVDFKGTHQNPAEINNFVPEELKPYVGKWFTINEPHMHFYVEGYKPLAWAIPLKLNEFGINEDYSNIQISDLLLTFARKINVTSIIKIHDSLF, encoded by the coding sequence TTGTTTACAAACGAAGAAGCACAATATTTGATTAGTTTAGAAAAGGTTTTAAAAGATCCTCTTCTTGAAGTTGATTTAACCCAAAAGAAAAATAGAATTTATTTAATTTCTCCAAATGAAAGAAATTACGAATTTTTCATTGAGGTCACTGCTAATCATAAAATTTCTTTTAAAACTACTTTACATCATCAAGAAGCTTTAACTAATATAGGTTTATTAAGAGTTGATTTCAAAGGCACTCATCAAAATCCAGCTGAAATAAATAATTTTGTACCTGAAGAATTAAAACCATATGTTGGTAAATGGTTTACAATTAATGAACCTCATATGCATTTTTATGTTGAAGGCTATAAACCATTAGCATGGGCGATACCTTTAAAATTGAATGAATTTGGAATTAATGAAGATTATTCAAACATTCAAATAAGTGATTTATTACTTACATTTGCAAGAAAAATAAACGTTACATCAATAATTAAAATACACGATTCTCTATTTTGA